From the Tetrapisispora phaffii CBS 4417 chromosome 10, complete genome genome, one window contains:
- the TPHA0J01470 gene encoding uncharacterized protein (similar to Saccharomyces cerevisiae HBS1 (YKR084C) and SKI7 (YOR076C); ancestral locus Anc_5.680), protein MVAYSDDDEIDYENETPDFHDEQDLDDYLNDEEYDLMNDLLPLVRNGMEDFDGWNNFDLKLALFDSDFNTEEALSLLMKDFKKKKTNSSESDAIKLTSLASIAKQKAQLNKIQSNREKPETMEDRPMTLLEKLKSKRNQNTAGAKISNDVSQSNPAMTLAEKLSKFKTRNAETPKKSNTLVSKSNAIEPKVTSNRTTSSKEAPADPLMKSTEVMSLAEKLKALKQNKLDAKKESKPVNKNIKSGNSEELKTESIDPNNVSQVPSSDNVWNFIQTFNKELKITPYLKGLTSDLAISNFIIGNSGNFDDNTDKSHDNRQKRQNENIFAPFFPNKRIITNNLNKKYTVKQKVIENFNKPSPDDIILTAQKNAFNQVQENVSKLKISEDKKPDEIELDGDDSDEFGSKKEELISKSYKKAAVATKPKTPIDIEKYIETVKPHCTFVVLGHVDAGKSTLMGRLLYDIGAVDSNLIRKLKRESESIGKGSFHLAWVMDQTNEERARGVTVSICTSDFETDKSRFTIVDAPGHRDFVPSAISGISQADVAIITIDCGTDAFESGFNLDGQTKEHSLLAKSLGVKRLIVAMNKLDSVDWFEGRFNQIQSELKIFFDDIGFKEEQLDWVPVSGLTGEGVHKIAYPTAQNWYKGPTLVGLLEEASEKVCEVSYNEVIEEPFLFSILEVSESNKHETGVISGRVESGTIQPGETITIYPSEQSVIVDKITVGDGKAIQKIAIKNDFVSIRIRNAFIEDIQPGDLCASVGFDIPPTQDFNVNLLTFKLDRPVLPGTSFMMFRGVCEQPARIGKLISSVDKKDPTKILKKKIRHLATNQGAIVEILLTEKKRWIPLLSYNDNKHLGRIVLRKDGRTIGAGIVMP, encoded by the exons ATGGTAGCTTATAGTGACGACgatgaaattgattatGAGAATGAAACTCCTGATTTCCATGATGAACAAGATTTAGATgattatttgaatgatGAGGAGTATGATCTAATGAATGATTTACTTCCTCTAGTTAGAAATGGAATGGAGGATTTCGACGGATggaataattttgatttgaaaCTGGCTCTTTTCGACAGTGACTTTAATACAGAAGAAgctttatcattattaatgaaagattttaagaagaagaaaaccAATAGTAGTG AAAGTGATGcaataaaattaacaaGTTTAGCGTCTATAGCAAAGCAAAAAGcacaattgaataaaatacaatCTAATAGAGAGAAACCAGAAACTATGGAGGATAGGCCAATGACGTTATTAGAGAAACTAAAGAGTAAGAGAAATCAAAATACAGCTGGAGCTAAAATCTCAAATGATGTCTCGCAAAGCAATCCAGCTATGACTTTAGCTGAAAAATTATCGAAATTTAAGACTAGAAACGCAGAAACCCCCAAAAAATCTAATACCCTTGtatcaaaatcaaatgCCATTGAACCTAAAGTTACTTCCAACCGCACTACCTCTAGCAAAGAAGCACCAGCTGATCCATTGATGAAATCGACTGAAGTAATGTCATTGGCTGAAAAGCTTAAGGCATTGAAGCAAAATAAATTGGATGCAAAAAAAGAGTCGAAACCTGtaaataagaatattaAAAGTGGTAATTCCGAAGAATTAAAGACAGAAAGCATAGACCCTAACAATGTATCACAAGTACCTTCATCAGACAATGTTTGGAATTTTATCCAAACTTTTAACAAAGAACTAAAAATCACACCTTACCTTAAGGGTTTAACTAGTGACTTAGCTATATCTAACTTCATTATCGGAAATTCTGGaaattttgatgataaCACTGACAAATCTCATGATAATAGACAAAAAAGACAAAACGAGAACATATTTGCACCTTTTTTTCCTAATAAGAGAATAATTACtaacaatttaaataaaaaatatacagtCAAACAAAAAGTTATAGAAAACTTCAATAAGCCAAGTCCTgatgatattatattaacTGCTCAAAAAAATGCATTTAATCAAGTGCAAGAAAATGTAAGTAAGCTAAAGATTTCGGAAGACAAAAAACCTGACGAAATAGAGCTTGATGGCGATGACTCGGATGAGTTTGGCTCCAAGAAAGAAGAGCTAATTTCTAAATCCTACAAGAAGGCAGCTGTTGCAACGAAGCCTAAAACGCCAATCGATATAGAGAAATATATAGAAACCGTCAAGCCACATTGTACATTTGTTGTTTTAGGTCATGTTGACGCTGGTAAATCAACATTGATGGGGAGATTACTATACGATATTGGTGCTGTCGATTCAAATTTGattagaaaattaaaaagagaAAGTGAAAGCATCGGTAAAGGTTCTTTCCATTTAGCATGGGTCATGGATCAAACTAATGAAGAAAGGGCAAGAGGTGTAACAGTCTCTATTTGTACAAGTGACTTCGAAACAGATAAATCTAGATTTACTATTGTCGATGCACCAGGTCATAGAGATTTTGTCCCAAGTGCAATTTCAGGAATCTCACAAGCAGATGTAGCTATTATAACAATTGATTGTGGTACTGATGCTTTTGAATCTGGTTTCAATTTGGATGGACAAACTAAAGAGCACAGTTTGTTAGCGAAAAGTTTAGGTGTCAAACGTTTGATTGTGGCAATGAATAAACTAGATAGTGTTGATTGGTTTGAAGGCAGATTTAACCAAATCCAAAgtgaattgaaaatattttttgatgataTTGGATTCAAAGAAGAACAACTTGATTGGGTACCTGTGAGTGGTTTGACTGGTGAAGGTGTCCATAAAATTGCATACCCTACTGCTCAAAATTGGTACAAGGGTCCTACACTTGTGGGACTTTTAGAAGAGGCTAGTGAAAAGGTCTGTGAAGTTTCTTATAATGAAGTTATTGAAGaaccatttttattttctatcCTGGAAGTTAGCGAATCGAACAAACATGAAACTGGTGTCATATCAGGAAGAGTTGAATCAGGTACGATTCAGCCTGGTGAGACTATTACTATATATCCATCCGAACAAAGCGTAATCGTGGATAAGATTACAGTTGGAGATGGTAAAGCTATTCAGAAAATTGCAATTAAGAATGATTTCGTATCAATTAGGATACGTAATGCATTTATTGAAGATATTCAACCTGGTGATTTATGTGCTTCTGTTGGGTTTGATATCCCACCAACTCAAGATTTCAATGTGAATCTATTAACCTTTAAGCTGGATAGACCAGTTCTTCCTGGTACTTCATTTATGATGTTTAGAGGTGTTTGTGAACAGCCGGCCAGAATAGgtaaattaatatcaagTGTTGATAAGAAAGATCCAACaaagatattaaagaaaaaaattaggCATTTAGCTACTAACCAAGGCGCAATAGTTGAGATTTTATTGACAGAAAAAAAGAGATGGATTCCATTATTATCttataatgataataaacaTCTAGGTAGAATCGTATTAAGAAAAGATGGTAGGACGATCGGTGCTGGTATTGTGATGCCATAA
- the TPHA0J01490 gene encoding uncharacterized protein (ancestral locus Anc_5.681), producing the protein MSPVEEVHYSNGKLWIFTGCELYNVLPFPSAVTQRPEDIGSVRLFAGDLYLQELFETSNENRDMTHKFQLNFIWNKSDCALMNQDVLTFCSTDIISDYESMAKNIVAKRSFYQIRMNCDLNVKILLELRFIDVAEMRKFRDVIFRINEEFEILADMEW; encoded by the coding sequence ATGAGTCCTGTTGAGGAGGTACATTACTCAAATGGTAAATTGTGGATATTTACAGGTTGTGAATTGTATAATGTGCTACCATTTCCATCTGCTGTGACTCAGAGACCAGAAGATATCGGCAGCGTACGACTGTTTGCAGGTGATTTATATTTGCAAGAGTTATTTGAGACATCTAATGAGAACAGGGACATGACACACAAGTTCCAGTTGAATTTCATTTGGAATAAATCTGATTGTGCTCTTATGAACCAGGATGTATTGACTTTCTGTTCAACTGATATCATTTCCGATTACGAGTCCATGGCCAAAAATATCGTTGCAAAGAGATCCTTCTATCAAATTAGGATGAATTGTGACCTCAATGTGAAGATATTATTGGAATTAAGATTTATCGATGTCGCAGAGATGAGGAAATTCAGAGATGTTATATTTAGAATAAATGAAGAGTTTGAAATTCTAGCAGATATGGAATGGTAA
- the MRPL20 gene encoding mitochondrial 54S ribosomal protein mL58 (similar to Saccharomyces cerevisiae MRPL20 (YKR085C); ancestral locus Anc_5.682) encodes MQRFTRAFNSSSSHLKDLSRFIDKSKNIVINETTKIPTLKGSPTIYNPKSSASNYKGYLRANIQPGLYFNKAQSSPTGSINIETYPPMFLSKDDPRANVIKQVAENDPLAVKNIEDAPPVLISKSTSNSKDKRYHLKPEQIQEIIELRNANPEKYTRKALAAQFQVSPLFISMVASAPMERRLEMQSRLVIIKSKWHMKKAIARADRSKRSKLKYRA; translated from the coding sequence ATGCAACGTTTTACTAGAGCTTTCAACTCCAGTTCTAGTCATTTGAAAGATTTATCTAGATTCATTGACAAGTCGAAAAATATTGTCATTAATGAAACCACTAAGATTCCTACTTTGAAAGGTAGTCCCACCATATATAACCCTAAATCATCTGCATCAAACTATAAAGGTTATCTGAGGGCTAATATCCAACCTGGTTTGTATTTCAATAAAGCTCAATCTTCACCAACCGGTTctattaatattgaaacttATCCACCAATGTTTTTAAGTAAGGATGACCCTAGAGCAAACGTAATCAAACAAGTTGCAGAGAATGATCCGTTGGCTGTTAAGAATATTGAAGATGCTCCTCCAGTTTTAATTAGTAAGAGTACGAGCAATTCGAAAGATAAGAGATACCACTTGAAGCCTGAGCAGattcaagaaataataGAATTGAGGAATGCAAATCCGGAGAAATATACCAGGAAAGCCCTGGCAGCACAATTTCAAGTTTCTCCATTATTTATATCCATGGTAGCATCTGCTCCAATGGAGAGGCGATTAGAAATGCAGTCTCGTTtggttattattaaatctaaATGGCACATGAAGAAGGCTATCGCTAGGGCTGATAGAAGTAAGAGAAGTAAATTGAAGTATAGAGCTTAA
- the PRP16 gene encoding DEAH-box RNA helicase PRP16 (similar to Saccharomyces cerevisiae PRP16 (YKR086W); ancestral locus Anc_5.683) produces the protein MMVDNKDSTVDELIQLVQGRTTSHVTANFIYTLKRLAVNNKDNLDKFLSSCNSLGNFKDEGEFLKQLHGKLIKMHEDPSVISAKITGLVSSYNSESESESESGSDSGSQTITQHIQQLDTENQKSLGPSSTLRNKKLGILRSNIYESEDEDEHEDAGNDNMTLLNRHLQMKSEDPNKKIIFKKIEKSKAMKLNEYADSKVVKQSKHRLSGKDNFDLRNNISIPHTESFMSNVNNKQNIDESDNEFLVIDDLRNKDDNLEDEREWYNHDDDYGNAVGADNILGTEKFIPENIRTGSLNYRTDNNNLNSEIQLLPLPIEKRKELLPSFIKQYETSSSASEKLISTSLLENDTDILINPFRNPESEFSINAKKGSFLVAQRRKLENEAKKNRKSANIAGTSLGEVIGIKDTQPDANRKNVKDKENISSAAEVEMTEDIEKTRKSLPVYKTRPDLLRLIRENQVVIIIGETGSGKTTQLAQYLFEDGYCSTNRMIGCTQPRRVAAMSVAKRVAVERGVNLGDEVGYSIRFEDKTSAKTKIKFLTDGILLREFLLDNDLERYSAIIIDEAHERSLNTDIIMGLFKNILSKRRDLKLIITSATLNATKFSDFFGNAPKFKIPGRTFPVELIYSKHAVSDYVQAAVLQAVKTHMFTKLDSGDILIFMTGQEDIEATSYFIKEKLKEVYAKKYNNQEMDEFDDLEIFPIYSALPADVQSKIFKNLHGKKRKIVIATNIAETSLTIDGIRYVIDCGYSKLKVFNAKLGLDSLSIVPIALSNASQRSGRAGRTQPGVAYRLYTEESASEDMYPQAIPEIQRTNLSNTILMLKSAGINNVLNFPFIDKPPLQTLLSSLYDLWFIGALDNYGNITSLGSAMAKFPILPSLSKMLLTAITYGCSAEILTIVSLLSVSQIFQRPKEQQEESDKARTRFFVPESDHLTLLNVFSQWKSNKFSHKWCNKNFVNYRSLVRALDIRTQLIQVMKRNSFKITSVGKDWDIIRKCICSGYTHQSAKISGLGKYTHLKTGIDLLLHPTSALFGLADLPPYVVYHELLVTSQEYICCVTAVDPFWLMQYGLVMYNIKRIKESTYDSNGFYAHTNDNEDFDDLDIKIKEIKHQQNLEFEKIQNNKIINIPGNKQNTIPRKQNIQDQKVNIGFKRRRPL, from the coding sequence ATGATGGTTGACAACAAGGACTCTACGGTAGATGAGCTAATCCAACTTGTGCAAGGAAGGACTACATCTCATGTTACTGCtaactttatatatactttgAAGAGACTAGCTGTGAACAATAAAGACAATTTGGATAAGTTTTTGTCAAGCTGTAATTCTTTGGGGAACTTCAAAGATGAAGGtgaatttttgaaacagTTGCATGGAAAGTTGATTAAGATGCATGAAGATCCATCTGTTATCTCTGCAAAAATCACAGGGCTTGTATCATCGTATAATTCTGAATCTGAATCTGAATCTGAATCTGGATCAGATTCCGGATCACAAACTATTACGCAACATATCCAACAACTCGATACTGAAAACCAGAAAAGCTTAGGGCCATCTTCTACTTTAAGGAATAAAAAGTTAGGTATTTTACGAAGTAATATTTATGAAAGTGAAGATGAAGACGAGCATGAAGATGCTGGTAACGATAATATGACATTGCTCAATAGGCATTTGCAAATGAAAAGTGAAGATCCAAACAAAAAGATAATCTTCAAAAAGATAGAAAAGAGTAAAGCCATGAAATTGAATGAGTATGCTGATTCAAAAGTTGTGAAGCAGTCTAAACATCGATTGTCAGGTAAGGATAATTTCGACttaagaaataatatctCAATACCACATACGGAAAGTTTTATGTCTAATGTGAATAACAAACAAAACATTGATGAAAGcgataatgaatttttagTAATTGATGATTTGAGAAATAAGGATGATAATTTAGAAGATGAACGCGAATGGTATAATCACGATGATGATTATGGAAATGCAGTTGGAGCTGACAACATATTAGGTACTGAGAAGTTTATTCCGGAAAATATCAGAACGGGATCCTTAAATTATAGAACTGACAATAACAATTTGAACTCAGAGATACAACTATTGCCTTTACCAATAGAAAAACgaaaagaattattaccGTCGTTTATTAAACAGTACGAGACGTCTTCCAGTGCATCAGAAAAGTTAATTTCAACTTCCTTATTGGAAAACGACACTGATATTCTTATCAATCCATTTAGAAACCCAGAGAGTGAATTCTCCATCAATGCAAAGAAAGGTAGTTTTCTGGTAGCTCAGAGGAGGAAGTTAGAGAATGAAGCAAAGAAGAATAGAAAGTCGGCAAATATCGCTGGTACCTCTTTGGGTGAAGTTATTGGCATCAAAGATACTCAACCAGATGCTAATAGGAAAAATGTGAAAGATAAGGAAAATATTAGCTCAGCTGCAGAAGTTGAAATGACAGAAGATATAGAAAAGACTAGAAAATCACTACCTGTATATAAAACGAGGCCAGACCTTCTAAGATTGATTAGAGAAAATCAAGTCGTAATTATAATTGGTGAAACTGGCTCTGGTAAAACTACACAACTGGCTCAGTATTTATTCGAGGATGGATATTGCTCAACCAACAGGATGATCGGATGTACGCAGCCAAGAAGAGTAGCTGCAATGTCTGTGGCCAAAAGAGTAGCTGTTGAAAGAGGCGTTAATTTAGGCGATGAAGTAGGTTATTCGATCAGATTTGAAGACAAAACATCGGCAAAGactaaaattaaatttctAACTGATGGTATATTACTAAGAGAATTTCTTTTAGATAACGACCTAGAAAGATACAGTGCTATAATTATTGATGAAGCCCACGAACGTTCATTAAATACAGATATAATAATGGGTTTATTCAAGAATATTCTTTCGAAGCGAAGAGAtcttaaattaataattacGTCAGCTACATTAAATGCCACAAAATTTTCTGATTTCTTTGGGAATGCTCccaaattcaaaatacCTGGTAGAACTTTTCCAGTTGAATTAATATACTCAAAACATGCAGTATCTGATTACGTGCAGGCAGCAGTTTTACAAGCTGTTAAAACCCATATGTTTACAAAACTGGATAGCGGtgatatattaatatttatgaCAGGTCAAGAAGATATCGAGGCTACttcttattttataaaagaaaagttaaaagaagtatatgcaaaaaaatataacaacCAAGAGATGGATGAATTTGATGACTTAGAGATATTTCCAATTTACTCTGCTCTACCAGCTGATGTTCAAAGcaaaatttttaagaatttaCATGGgaaaaagagaaagatAGTTATTGCAACTAATATTGCGGAAACATCTTTGACTATAGATGGAATAAGGTATGTCATAGATTGTGGTTACTCAAAATTGAAAGTATTTAACGCTAAGCTTGGGTTAGATAGTCTATCCATAGTACCAATTGCCTTATCAAACGCCTCTCAAAGATCCGGCAGAGCTGGCCGTACACAACCTGGTGTTGCTTATCGTTTATACACAGAGGAATCCGCGAGTGAGGATATGTATCCTCAGGCTATACCAGAAATACAGCGAACCAATCTTTCAAATACAATATTAATGTTGAAATCAGCAGGTATCAACAATGTATTGAATTTTCCATTTATCGATAAGCCTCCTTTACAGACCTTACTATCATCATTATATGATTTATGGTTTATTGGTGCATTGGACAATTATGGTAATATAACGTCTCTAGGGAGTGCGATGGCAAAATTTCCAATTCTTCCTTCTTTATCAAAGATGCTATTAACTGCTATAACGTATGGGTGCTCAGCAGAGATACTTACAATTGTTTCTTTACTTTCTGTTTCACAGATATTTCAGAGACCAAAGGAACAACAAGAAGAATCAGATAAAGCAAGGACAAGGTTTTTTGTTCCAGAATCTGATCACTTAACCCTTTTAAATGTATTTTCACAATGGAAAAGTAACAAATTTTCACATAAATGGTGTAACaaaaattttgttaattacAGATCATTAGTGAGAGCTTTAGATATTAGGACTCAGTTAATTCAAGTCATGAAAAGAAatagttttaaaattacaTCAGTTGGGAAAGATTGGGATATCATAAGGAAATGTATCTGTTCTGGATATACACATCAATCTGCCAAAATTTCAGGTCTTGGGAAGTATACACATCTAAAAACCGGTATAGATCTTCTGTTACACCCTACGAGTGCATTATTTGGATTGGCTGATTTGCCACCTTATGTTGTTTATCACGAATTATTAGTAACTTCACAGGAATATATTTGTTGTGTTACTGCTGTAGATCCATTTTGGTTGATGCAATATGGTCTAGTAATGTATAATATCAAAAGGATCAAAGAATCGACATATGATTCAAATGGGTTTTATGCACATactaatgataatgaagacTTTGATGATTTGGATATAAAGATAAAGGAAATAAAACATCAACAAAATTTAGAATTCGAGAAGatacaaaataataagataATAAACATTCCAGGAAATAAACAAAACACAATACCTAGGAAACAAAATATCCAAGACCAAAAAGTTAATATAGGCTTTAAAAGGAGACGACCATTATAG
- the OMA1 gene encoding metalloendopeptidase (similar to Saccharomyces cerevisiae OMA1 (YKR087C); ancestral locus Anc_5.684), producing MFSCLLRNKVTIARPLRTTLNNQGRYNPSVLRISQGSYSRSYSRNYRYERFNNADQRGLTLSNIIYDKNKRKYVYYAVGGFAVFYFINLKKAPISGRMQFIWLPEWLELKIGKYSYNSIINQYQQHILPPNNKLTRKVENIFYKVLDASIKDPEIDNSKINSVKWEVHIIDTPNASPNAFVLPGGKVFVFTSILPICKNDDGLATVLSHEFAHQLARHTSENLSKAPIYFLIGLLMYSVTGINSVNDILLDGLLRMPASRKMETEADYIGLMLMSRACFNPEEAVNLWARFSEFERRHRLKSNEITEFLSTHPASERRIENMQKWLPKARIVYENSDCAMTNNFYQGFTQSVFGNPSSGPFLRDNKFM from the coding sequence ATGTTTAGTTGTTTACTGAGAAATAAGGTAACGATCGCTAGGCCGTTAAGAACAACTCTGAATAACCAAGGGAGATATAATCCTAGTGTGTTGAGGATCTCGCAAGGTTCTTACTCAAGATCATATAGTAGAAATTATCGATATGAAAGGTTTAATAATGCTGATCAAAGAGGTTTGACACTTTcgaatattatttatgacaaaaataaaaggaAATATGTTTATTATGCCGTCGGTGGGTTTGCTGTATtctatttcattaatttaaagaaagCTCCCATTAGTGGACGTATGCAATTTATCTGGCTTCCAGAATGGttagaattaaaaattgGTAAATACTCATACAACTCCATaattaatcaatatcaGCAACATATTTTACCGcctaataataaattgacAAGAAAAgtagaaaatatattttacaaagTACTAGATGCCTCCATAAAAGACCCAGAAATTGATAACTCTAAAATAAATAGTGTTAAATGGGAAGTTCACATAATAGATACCCCAAATGCTTCGCCTAATGCATTTGTCCTCCCCGGTGGTAAAGTGTTTGTATTTACATCAATTTTACCTATTTGTAAGAATGATGATGGTTTAGCAACAGTCTTATCCCATGAGTTTGCCCATCAACTAGCTAGACATACTTCAGAAAATTTGTCCAAGGCCccaatttattttctaatagGGTTACTTATGTATTCTGTGACAGGAATCAATTCAGTGAATGATATTCTATTGGATGGTTTACTGAGGATGCCTGCCTCTAGGAAAATGGAAACTGAGGCAGATTATATTGGATTGATGTTGATGTCTCGAGCTTGCTTTAATCCAGAAGAGGCTGTGAATTTGTGGGCAAGATTTTCTGAATTTGAGAGAAGACATAgattaaaatcaaatgaaATAACAGAATTTCTGTCCACGCATCCTGCAAGTGAAAGAAGAATAGAAAATATGCAAAAATGGTTACCAAAAGCAAGAATTGTTTATGAAAATTCTGACTGTGCGATGACTAACAATTTCTATCAAGGGTTCACGCAGTCAGTGTTTGGTAATCCATCGTCAGGACCATTTCTAAgagataataaatttatgtAG
- the RTS2 gene encoding Rts2p (similar to Saccharomyces cerevisiae RTS2 (YOR077W); ancestral locus Anc_5.685) produces the protein MAKPEVGSASYLNKQMKIRGLQKLKFYCQLCEKQCRDDNGFKLHIKSPHHLKKISTVTKKDIEGFSKSFEESFLKLLRNNHGEKKISANKFYNEFIQDKHHIHMNATEFTSLNKFLQHLSKTGKIRVHGIDELATNSDRIDLGQAMISYIDNSYETLLRKERLDELIQNKKLEQNLAQKVLMKQIAEGIDNAKSGEDTQESTETIISNEDQDTNMECVPITFNIKTKKVNKPKTKKSKKNVFGKK, from the coding sequence ATGGCAAAACCAGAAGTTGGGTCTGCATCCTATTTGAATAAGCAGATGAAGATCAGAGGCTTACAGAAactgaaattttattgtcAGTTATGTGAGAAGCAATGTAGAGATGATAATGGATTCAAATTGCATATAAAGTCACCACaccatttaaaaaaaatatccaCTGTGACTAAGAAAGATATAGAAgggttttcaaaatcatttgaAGAAAGTTTCTTAAAGTTGTTAAGGAACAATCATggtgaaaaaaaaatcagtgccaataaattttataatgaatttattcaaGATAAACATCATATACACATGAATGCAACAGAATTtacttctttaaataaatttttacaaCATTTAAGTAAAACTGGGAAAATTAGGGTCCATGGGATTGATGAACTAGCAACAAACAGTGATAGAATTGATCTAGGTCAAGCAATGATCAGTTATATCGATAATAGTTATGAGACATTGCTAAGGAAGGAAAGGTTGGATGAATTAATTCAGAATAAAAAGTTAGAACAAAATTTGGCTCAAAAAGTTCTTATGAAACAAATAGCTGAAGGTATTGACAATGCTAAGTCTGGAGAGGATACTCAGGAATCAACAGAGACAATAATATCGAATGAAGACCAAGATACGAATATGGAATGTGTTCCTATaacatttaatataaaaactaAGAAGGTCAATAAACCTAAAACCAAGAAATCGAAGAAAAATGTCTTTGGgaagaaatga
- the TVP38 gene encoding Tvp38p (similar to Saccharomyces cerevisiae TVP38 (YKR088C); ancestral locus Anc_5.686), translating into MSHSNENSNGHNQTTRSNGNADEFDDYFRDLDNEMDAGNDGFDDDFLDIYNLAPRDRLVYQAKKTVNQILGHFYALPIFHRIIIIILLSVVGLLGFILLIFHEKILNKLVSTSNELKESWSTTYILFFLIFLVSFPPLIGFSLISTVTGIIYGISFHGWSILASGAVVGSVCSFAVFKTFFHDRAERLVHMNSRFEAFASILQENNSYFILALLRLCPFPYSLTNGAVAAVYGVSVKNFAIANIITTPKLVIYLFVGSKIKNFSEAESAGTKLLDVFSIVLALAALVATAWILYFKTQKRFAQLQSQRQSGNHISIDPTFEI; encoded by the coding sequence ATGTCACATTCTAATGAAAATAGTAATGGACATAATCAAACTACAAGATCCAATGGTAATGCGGATGAATTCGACGATTATTTTAGGGATTTAGATAATGAAATGGACGCTGGGAATGATGGATTTGATGATGACTTTTTAGATATCTACAATTTAGCCCCAAGAGATCGTTTAGTTTATCAAGCCAAGAAGACAGTTAATCAAATATTAGGTCATTTTTATGCATTGCCTATATTTCAtagaataataattattatattattatctgTTGTTGGTTTATTGGGTTTcatattgttaatattcCATGAGAAAATCTTAAATAAATTGGTTAGCACTTCCaatgaattgaaagaaaGTTGGTCAACaacttatattttattcttcCTAATATTCCTAGTCTCTTTCCCACCGTTAATTGGATTCTCATTGATATCTACAGTAACAGGTATCATATATGGTATATCTTTCCATGGTTGGAGTATATTAGCTTCCGGTGCTGTTGTCGGATCTGTCTGTTCATTTGCTGTATTTAAAACCTTTTTTCATGATAGAGCTGAAAGATTGGTACATATGAATAGTCGATTTGAAGCATTTGCATCAATCTtacaagaaaataatagttATTTCATCTTAGCCTTATTGAGATTATGTCCGTTCCCATATTCATTAACAAATGGTGCTGTGGCAGCTGTATATGGTGTCTCCGTAAAGAATTTTGCAATTGCCAACATTATCACTACTCCTAAGTTAGTCATCTACTTATTTGTAGGTTCAAAGATCAAGAATTTTAGTGAAGCTGAATCAGCTGGtacaaaattattagatgtATTCAGCATAGTGTTAGCTTTGGCGGCATTAGTTGCTACTGCATGgattttatatttcaaaactCAAAAAAGGTTTGCTCAATTACAGAGTCAGCGCCAATCCGGCAACCATATCTCAATAGATCCaacatttgaaatataa